CGGAGACGGGAGCGGCGGAGGCGAGCGCACGGGCGGTGATGCGGGCGGACGCCTGGCGGAGAGCGGCGCTCGTTTGCGGTTTCTCGGCAGCAGGCGTGATCGTCGGGCACGCAGCCGTGGCGGTTGCGGCCGAAAGAACAGGTGATTTACAGGCGCCTTCCCCCTCCTGCGGGAGTGCGACGGCATCGGCGTTCTCCGAGCGGAGCACTGAATCGGCCGGCTCGCCGGGGTGGCTGCGGTCCGATTGGCGCTCAGTGGCGGCCACCTGCCTCGACGGATCGCCGTTCTCGCTCCTATCAGGCTGATTGATGCCTTCGGGCGGGAAAGCATCGGGTCCGTTGCGGACCGCAATAACAGGCGAAATACAGGCTGCAGCCTCCGCAGTCGTCGGAGTTTCACGCGGGCGGGCGGCGTTTGGCCGAGCGTTCGGCTTCGCCGTGGCGGGCGTCTCTGCGGCGCCTTCGGCAGCGGCGCCCTCGGCCGCGGCCGTCGCTTCACCGTGCCGCTTGTGCAATCCGGTTTCGATCATCCGGGTCTGCGCGGCGAGCACGGCCATCACCTTCTGCGCCTCGCAGGGCGTGATCTCGCCGGCCGCCATCGCCGCGATCACGGCGGACCCGGCGGCGATCGCGTCGGCAACCGAGAGGATCTCCGGCAGCTCCATCTCGACCGGCGTATCCTTGGCCGGCGGGCAGAGGCGGGTGAAGCAGATCCGCAGCGCCGGCCACTCACCGGCCACCGCCCGATCGACCACCGCCCGCGCGATCGCCGTCGCCTCGGCGTCGTCGATGATGTCGCGCAGCACGGATGCCTTGTTGCGGGCGCCGCGGGGACGGCCGGCGGGGTTGCCGCTCTGGCCGGGCAGGAACTGGCCGGCGGAGGTGCGGGTGGCTGGATCGGGCATTTCGATCTCCCTTCCTGAGGCGGTGCCGCCGCAAGGTCGGCGCGCGACGTCGGAGCTTCAGCAGTGTTCGTGTTTTGTTCTTTAGCACGAAATGCGTGGAAGCTCAAGGGAGAGTTGCGATTTCGGCAATGTCGCGAGCGAGCACGGCAATCGGCCGCAGGATGCTGATCGCCGGATGATCGACACCGACAGAACCCCGCCGACAGCGAGTTCGCGCAGCAGATGATGGGCGCCATCCCGCTCGGCCGCTACGGCAAGGTCGAGGAGATCGCAGGCGCGGTGTCCTTCCTCGCCGGCCCGGAAGCGAGCTACATTATCGGCACGCCGCTCAACATCGACGGCGGCGCCGCGGCGTAGACGCGCGATCGGCCCCTCCGCTTTGGCGGAGCGGCCGAGCGATCCTGGTGAGCGCATCCCAGATCTCTCATGCCACGGGGGTGACAGGCGTGGGCGAAGAGGCTTCGGCCGATCACGCGTGACGAAGCGCGCTCTGCCCCATCGAGGGGCGTCGGCCGCAACCCACCCCTAGCCCCTCCCTGGACAGGGAGGGGAAGATGCCCAGGTGCATGGTGACCACATGCGCTTCGCCCTCGGCCGAGGGCAGGCACGCCACGGCATCGCTCCAAGTCGCCCGCCGCGACCAGGGAGGCGCGGAGACTCATCCTGATCTCGCCTGGACCCGATCGGCAGCGGCCGGCGGAATCGCGAGCGTTCCAGGAGCCGGGTCCCGGACGCTGTTTCTTCGGCGTCGCCAATGCGCGACGCGCCTGCGCAGTGCGAATGCCGGGCAAGGCACCGCAACAATCGACACCAATTCGCCGGCCGCACGACACGGCGCTGACACCCGCCGCATCCAGAAAATCAGCGCGGAGATCCGGCGTCGACCGCCGGCGCCGGCCATGCTTTATTCCAGCCGGCGCTGCGCTGCAGCCGCGCTGGGGCAAATGAGGGGATTGAAGATGCGCGTTGCGTTCACGGCCTTGATGTTGCTTTGCGGGACCTCCGCGCTCGCCCAGACGGCGGCGACTCCGACAGGAGAGGCGCCAACGGCGCCCGCAGGGGCCTCTTCGCCCACTCCGCCCGCTGCGCTGGAGGCGCCGGCGACCCCCCTCGCAATCTCGGAGGACCTGCCAAGCAAGACGGCCTCCGGCCTCACCTTCACCGCGCCCAAGGGCTGGTCGATGCGGACCGCGCCGAGCATCGTCGAGCTGATCGCGCCCGAGGGCGATTTCCGGATGGCGATCGTCGAGGTCGGCGCTGCCGCGGATGCCAAGGCGGCGGCGGCCGCGGCCTGGGCGCGGTTCGCGGCGGCGGAGGCGCGGCCGGCCAAGCTCGTCACCGCACGCGCTGCGCGCAATGGCTGGGACGAACGCCAGGTGGTGGATTACGAAGTCTCGCCCAACGAGAAAAGAGTCATGCAGTCGATCGCCTTTCGCAAGGGCACGGAATGGACGGTCGGAATCATCGCCGGATCGGAAGCGACCGCCGAGAAGCGCGGCGCCGCGCTCGGCCTCGTCGCCTCCAGCCTGCGCCCGGCGGGCTATACGCGCGAGAGCTTCGCCGGCCGCGCCGCCAAGCCGATGGACGCCGCGCGGATCGCGCAGCTTCGCGCCTTCCTCGAGCAGGGGATGAAGGAGCTCGGCGTACCCGGCGTCGCCTTCGCGCTGACCGACCGCACCCACACTTTCCATGCGGAAGGGATCGGCGTCCGCGAGCTCGGCAAGCCGACCAAGGTCGATGCCGACAGCACATTCATGATCGCGTCCAACACCAAGGGCATGGCGACCCTGCTGCTCGCCAAATTGGTCGACGAGGGCAAATTGCGCTGGGACCAGAAGGTCACCGACGTCTATCCTGCCTTCAAGCTCGGCAGCCCGGAGACCACGTCGAAGGTGCTGATCCGGCACCTGGTGTGCGCCTGCACCGGCCTGCCGCGCAAGGATTTCGAGTGGATCTTCAACACCAACGCCAAAACGCCGGCTTCCGACACCTTCCGCCAGCTCGCGGCGACGCAGCCGACCAGCGGCTTCGGCGAGGTGTTCCAGTACAACAATCTGATGGCCTCGGCGGCGGGCTATGTCGGCGGCCATATCGTCCATCCGGAGCTTGAGCTCGGCGCGGCGTTCGACCGGGCGATGGAGGAGAAGGTGTTCGGGCCGCTCGGCATGCGCGACACGACGTTCGACTTCGGCCGCGCGACCGCCGGCAATTGGGCGCGCCCGCACAGCGACGGCATGGACAGCAAGCCGACCCCGATCCTGGAGGCGGGCATGGCGTTCAACCGCGCGATCGCGCCGTTCCGACCAGCCGGCGGCGCCTGGTCGAGCGCCAACGACCTGATCAAATATGTCCGCTTCGAGCTCAACGAGGGCAAGACCGACGACGGGCGGCAATGGGTGTCGGCCAAGAATCTGCTCGAGCGGCGGGTGGCGAACGTGCCGGTCGGCGAGGATATCGTCTACGGCATGGGCCTGGAGACCAACACATACTGGGGCGTGCCGGTCGTCCACCATGGCGGCAGCATGGGCGGCTACAAGAGCGACATCGTGATCGTACCCGGCGCCAATCTCGGTGCCGTCATCCTCACCAATTCGGACGACGGCCAGGCGCTGCTGCGCCCGTTCATGCGCCGGCTGCTCGAGCTCGTCTATGACGGCAAGCCGGAAGCGGCCGGCGACGTCGCCGCCGCCGCGGCGCGGATCAAGGCCGAGGTCGCCAAGGAGCGCGAGCGGCTGACCGTGCCGCCCGATCCCAAGGTGATCGCCGCCCTCGCCCCGGCCTATGTAAGCCCCGAGCTCGGCCGCCTCGCCCTCACCCGCACCGCCGACGGCGCGACCCTGACGCTGGCCGGATCGCCGATGGCGATCGGCACCCGCGCCAATGACGACGGCACGACCTCGCTGGTCGTCATCGATCCGACCTTCCTCGGCTTCCCGCTGGTGGTGGCGAACGAGGGCGGCAAGCGGAGGCTGATCGCGCGGGATGGGCAGCATGAATATGTGTTTGAGGGGGAGTGATGGGTGGGGTGGCGCGGCGCGGCGCGGCATATCTTACTATATTGGGTCGGACGAAGAGATCTGCC
The nucleotide sequence above comes from Sphingosinicella sp. BN140058. Encoded proteins:
- a CDS encoding DUF5681 domain-containing protein — translated: MPDPATRTSAGQFLPGQSGNPAGRPRGARNKASVLRDIIDDAEATAIARAVVDRAVAGEWPALRICFTRLCPPAKDTPVEMELPEILSVADAIAAGSAVIAAMAAGEITPCEAQKVMAVLAAQTRMIETGLHKRHGEATAAAEGAAAEGAAETPATAKPNARPNAARPRETPTTAEAAACISPVIAVRNGPDAFPPEGINQPDRSENGDPSRQVAATERQSDRSHPGEPADSVLRSENADAVALPQEGEGACKSPVLSAATATAACPTITPAAEKPQTSAALRQASARITARALASAAPVSGDVPPMLDGREARFCASPEGSRSLGRAQSKRACISPVIGGDRRRPGTRQSPSSRKALAARRTRIGREPDPSAFSAARPPAASAGRSRGSLRSTAAGAAS
- a CDS encoding SDR family oxidoreductase, which gives rise to MMGAIPLGRYGKVEEIAGAVSFLAGPEASYIIGTPLNIDGGAAA
- a CDS encoding serine hydrolase, producing the protein MRVAFTALMLLCGTSALAQTAATPTGEAPTAPAGASSPTPPAALEAPATPLAISEDLPSKTASGLTFTAPKGWSMRTAPSIVELIAPEGDFRMAIVEVGAAADAKAAAAAAWARFAAAEARPAKLVTARAARNGWDERQVVDYEVSPNEKRVMQSIAFRKGTEWTVGIIAGSEATAEKRGAALGLVASSLRPAGYTRESFAGRAAKPMDAARIAQLRAFLEQGMKELGVPGVAFALTDRTHTFHAEGIGVRELGKPTKVDADSTFMIASNTKGMATLLLAKLVDEGKLRWDQKVTDVYPAFKLGSPETTSKVLIRHLVCACTGLPRKDFEWIFNTNAKTPASDTFRQLAATQPTSGFGEVFQYNNLMASAAGYVGGHIVHPELELGAAFDRAMEEKVFGPLGMRDTTFDFGRATAGNWARPHSDGMDSKPTPILEAGMAFNRAIAPFRPAGGAWSSANDLIKYVRFELNEGKTDDGRQWVSAKNLLERRVANVPVGEDIVYGMGLETNTYWGVPVVHHGGSMGGYKSDIVIVPGANLGAVILTNSDDGQALLRPFMRRLLELVYDGKPEAAGDVAAAAARIKAEVAKERERLTVPPDPKVIAALAPAYVSPELGRLALTRTADGATLTLAGSPMAIGTRANDDGTTSLVVIDPTFLGFPLVVANEGGKRRLIARDGQHEYVFEGE